The Deinococcus sp. YIM 134068 DNA segment CCGGTTCCGCCCATGCCCGGCCTAGGACGCGGTTCTGGGGCGGTGCTGGACGGCTCGCTGACGGAGCTGAGCTACAGCACCAACAGCGCCAACGCCCTGATCCACCTCTACCGCGCGGAGGTCGGCAAGATGACCGCCTACCGTCAGCGGCTGGACACGACGACGAACTGGGCGGTCGTCACCACGGCGGGTCTCGCGTCCTTCGCCCTCGGCGACCCCAACAACAGCCACGCGACCTTCCTGTTCGCCATGTTCCTCAATTACTTCTTCCTGCGGCTGGAGGCGCGGAGATTTCGCACCTTCGAGATCGCCCACCACCGGGTCCGCATCATGGAGCGTTTCTTCTACCCGGCGATGCTCGGCGACTCCGTGGACGCCGGGTGGCACCAGCTCCTCCTCGCCGAACTGGGCAAGCCCCGCAGCCCGATGGGCCGGGCCGACGCGCTGGGCTGGCGGCTCAACCGCAACTACCTGTGGATTTACGCGGCGGTCCTCTTCGCGTGGCTCGCCAAGCTGGACCTCAGCCAGCCGAAGGGTTGGATTCCCACCTTCCCCGAGGGGCTGGCCCTCGCCGACATCGGCAACTTCCCCGGCTGGCTCGTCTTCCTGGGGGTGGTGGTCTTCTACATCCACCTGATCACCCTGGCGGTGCGGGCGGCGCGGACGTATCCGTTGGAGGAGGGCTGAGGGGTGAGGGGGAAGTCGTGAGGGGAGAGGCACTTCGCCCATTCACCACTCACCACTTCCCACTGACCCGCCCCTCCCTCCACACCTGCACGCCCACCAGCACCGCCGCCTGGGCGGGGAGGCTCCACAGGTACACACCCGGCCTCCCGGCGAGCAGGCACACGCCGAGGGCGAGAAGCTGGGTGCTCAGGCCGAGGTTGGCGGCGACGGCGTTGATCTCGCGGGGCGTGTAGGCGAGGCGGCCCTCGGGGGTCGGCTCGCCGGGTGTGACCGCGCGCAGCCGCCGCTCGAACAGCGCCCCCAGCACGCGCTCCTGCGGGGTGAAGTAGAGGGCGTACGTCAGCCGCAACGCCGCGAGGACGCGCGGATCGTCCCCGGCCTGGGCGGGCGGGTCGCGGAAGACCTCGCCCCGCGCCCCCCGGTGGTCGCGCTCCCACAGGTAGTCCACGCTCAGGATCAGGCTCAGGAGGACGGTGAGCGGCACGCCCCAGCGCCCGGCGAGGCCCGTGAGGACGGCGGCGTTCACGAGGAGGTCGCCCTCGGTGTCCAACAGGCGGCCCGTCTCGGTCGTCTGCCCGGTCGCGCGGGCGAGCTGGCCGTCGAGGTTGTCGAGGAGCGTCTTGACCTGAAGGAGCACGGCGGGCGTGACCCGGTGCCCGCGCCGCAGCAAGACGCCGCACGCCACCCCGAGCGCCATGTGGGTGAGGACGACGTGCAGCGGATTGATCCCCAGCCGTGCGAGGGGAGGCACCAGCCGCGCGGCGAGGGGACGGAACAGGCCGTCGCTGGCCCATTCGCGGGCGGGGCGGGCCTTCGCGTGAGTCACGGGGTCGAGCCGCCCCTCAGCGCCGCCCACCCCCATGCGGCGGCCCCTTGCGGACGCCCGCGAAGCGGTTGCGCTCCTTGCGGCGTTGGGCGCTGGTGGCAGCGACCTTGCCTCCCTTGCCCGTCCGCGGTCCCGTGGCGGCCACCCGCCTCGGCACGAAGGTGTCCACGTTCAGAAAACGCGCGAGCGGGATATACAGCGCGAGCACGAAGATCAGGGTGCCCCACCACGTATCGAGGTACGGCCCCAGCCCCACCGCGCGCAGCAGGGCGGAGAGGACTGTCGCCAGCACGGTGAAGAGCAGCACCCGCAGGAACAGCCGCCCCAGCTTGCGGCGCGTGAAGCCCGGTTCGGGGTCGGGGGTGGTCAGCCAGCGCCAGAAGTTCATACGTCCCCCCCGTCCGCGCCCGTCGCCGCCCGCGCCGAGGCCCCCAGCGTCACCCGGTCGCGGAAGGCGGCGAGTTCGGGCCACTCGGTCTGCCCGCCGTCCACATCCACCACGAGGGCGGGTTTGTGCGTGCGTTCCGCCAATCGGTTCAGCGCCGTCCGGTGCGCCCCGTCCCGCGCGGGGGAGGCGAAGAGGACGCCCCGCACCGCGCTCTTGCCCTCCAGCAGATTCAATGCGCCGAACAGCTCACGTTCCCCCGCCGGGGCCGCCCGCCGCTCCAGCCGCTCCCCCCGCGCCGTCACCTGCGAGGCGGGCAGATCGGTGGAGAGGACGGGGTGCAGGCCCAGTTCCTCCAACGCCGCCCTCAGCCCCCCGCTCAGGTCCGGGTCGCCCAGCAGGGAGCGCGGGCCAATCACGGCGACCGTCGCCCGCGAGGCGCGGCTCAGGGGGGGCATCTCCTCCCGTCCCCCCCCGGCAAGCGGCTTGACCCGCTCCAGCGCCAGGCGCACCCGGCCCGGATTGCGCGTGAACCGCTGCCCCAGGTCCTGTGCCATCGCCACCATCTCATTCCCGCCCTCGGGCAGCGCGATCAGTTGCGGCAGACCGCTGATGCGCCGGGGCAGCAGTTCCGTCAGCGCCTCGCCCCACGCGTCGTTCGCCACCGGGGCCGTCTGCGGCACGAGTACGGCGTCCACCCGCCCGAGTTCCAGAATGCGTCCCAGCGCGAGTTGCACCTGCACCGGCTCGTCCGGCAGGCTGTCCCGCCCGAGCGCGAGCGCCTCCCCGGCGGGCAGGGCGGGCAAGGCCATCTCCACCCCGAGTTCCTTGAGGAACGCCGCCCAGTAGCGCCCGTGCCGCGTGCCCAGCGAGTTCAGCAGACCGACCTT contains these protein-coding regions:
- a CDS encoding CDP-alcohol phosphatidyltransferase family protein; this translates as MTHAKARPAREWASDGLFRPLAARLVPPLARLGINPLHVVLTHMALGVACGVLLRRGHRVTPAVLLQVKTLLDNLDGQLARATGQTTETGRLLDTEGDLLVNAAVLTGLAGRWGVPLTVLLSLILSVDYLWERDHRGARGEVFRDPPAQAGDDPRVLAALRLTYALYFTPQERVLGALFERRLRAVTPGEPTPEGRLAYTPREINAVAANLGLSTQLLALGVCLLAGRPGVYLWSLPAQAAVLVGVQVWREGRVSGKW
- a CDS encoding DUF2270 domain-containing protein; the protein is MPGLGRGSGAVLDGSLTELSYSTNSANALIHLYRAEVGKMTAYRQRLDTTTNWAVVTTAGLASFALGDPNNSHATFLFAMFLNYFFLRLEARRFRTFEIAHHRVRIMERFFYPAMLGDSVDAGWHQLLLAELGKPRSPMGRADALGWRLNRNYLWIYAAVLFAWLAKLDLSQPKGWIPTFPEGLALADIGNFPGWLVFLGVVVFYIHLITLAVRAARTYPLEEG